Proteins found in one Massilia sp. H6 genomic segment:
- the xrtA gene encoding exosortase A, with amino-acid sequence MHLTPPPGVIHTPVPLARASMIPLALALLAPFLLYFATAASMVSVWNSSETFAHGYIILPISLALIWRQRACFGQLPAQPWRPGLVLLLGAGAAWLAGRMGDVQVVMQYAFVAMFPIAALTLLGPRLASKFTFPLLFLLFAVPFGEVFVNPLIEYTADFTVWAVQATGIPVLRNGTRFELPTGSWSVVEACSGIRYLISSITLGCLYAYLTYRSNLKRAMFIGLAILVPIVANWLRAYGIVMIGHTSGMTLATGVDHLVYGWLFFGVIMFIMFWIGSFWREDDLPLPAAAQTATSAQDVALRPVSLVPMAVAVVALAAVWPAFALLNDRANHNPQAVALAEPAVALPPAQSFPAWKVDYMEPDARLERVYRAPSGQPVQLQLLYYRNQSKQKGLISSVNRLAGEKSNWHETGSSLLTEEAGGHRLALREARLDGPGGPLVVWHVMWVDGHYLSSNVAGKLRQAQGKLQFRGDDGALVAIATPAGDNPDAARATLRAFLDSNFAAVDAALVAARGR; translated from the coding sequence ATGCATCTGACACCTCCACCCGGCGTGATTCACACGCCCGTTCCGCTGGCGCGCGCCAGCATGATCCCTTTGGCGCTGGCACTGCTGGCGCCCTTCCTGCTGTATTTCGCCACCGCCGCCTCGATGGTGTCGGTCTGGAACAGTTCCGAGACCTTTGCCCACGGTTACATCATCCTGCCGATCAGCCTGGCCTTGATCTGGCGCCAGCGCGCCTGCTTCGGGCAGCTGCCGGCGCAGCCGTGGCGTCCGGGGCTGGTGCTGCTGCTTGGGGCCGGCGCCGCCTGGCTGGCCGGGCGCATGGGCGATGTGCAAGTGGTAATGCAATACGCCTTCGTGGCCATGTTCCCGATTGCCGCACTGACCCTGCTCGGGCCGCGCCTGGCGTCGAAATTTACCTTCCCATTGCTGTTCCTGCTGTTCGCGGTGCCGTTCGGCGAGGTCTTCGTCAACCCGCTGATCGAGTACACCGCCGACTTCACGGTGTGGGCGGTGCAGGCCACCGGCATCCCGGTGCTGCGCAACGGCACCCGTTTCGAACTGCCCACCGGCAGCTGGTCGGTGGTCGAGGCCTGCAGCGGTATTCGCTACCTGATCTCGTCGATCACGCTCGGCTGCCTGTACGCCTACCTCACCTACCGCTCGAACCTCAAGCGCGCCATGTTCATCGGCCTGGCGATCCTGGTGCCGATCGTCGCCAACTGGCTGCGCGCCTACGGCATCGTCATGATCGGCCACACCAGCGGCATGACGCTGGCGACCGGCGTCGACCACCTGGTCTACGGATGGCTGTTTTTCGGCGTGATCATGTTCATCATGTTCTGGATCGGCAGCTTCTGGCGCGAGGATGACCTGCCGCTGCCGGCGGCCGCGCAAACTGCCACCTCCGCGCAGGATGTCGCGTTGCGCCCTGTCAGTTTGGTTCCGATGGCCGTGGCAGTGGTGGCGCTGGCGGCGGTATGGCCGGCATTTGCGCTTCTCAACGACCGCGCCAACCACAATCCGCAGGCAGTCGCACTGGCCGAACCGGCCGTGGCCCTGCCGCCGGCCCAGTCCTTCCCCGCCTGGAAGGTCGACTACATGGAGCCGGATGCCCGCCTCGAGCGCGTCTATCGTGCGCCTTCCGGCCAACCGGTACAGCTGCAGCTGCTGTACTACCGCAACCAGAGCAAGCAAAAAGGCCTGATCAGCTCCGTCAACCGTCTGGCGGGCGAAAAGAGCAACTGGCATGAGACTGGATCGTCGCTGCTTACCGAAGAGGCAGGCGGGCACCGACTGGCACTGCGCGAGGCGCGACTGGACGGCCCGGGCGGGCCGCTGGTGGTGTGGCATGTGATGTGGGTGGACGGTCATTACCTGTCGAGCAACGTGGCCGGCAAGCTGCGCCAGGCCCAGGGCAAGCTGCAGTTCCGCGGCGACGACGGCGCCCTGGTGGCGATCGCCACCCCGGCCGGAGACAATCCGGACGCAGCACGCGCCACGCTGCGCGCTTTCCTGGATAGTAATTTTGCTGCGGTCGATGCCGCGCTGGTTGCCGCGCGTGGACGCTGA
- a CDS encoding TIGR03087 family PEP-CTERM/XrtA system glycosyltransferase: MEDLLLLIHRIPYPPNKGDKIRSYHLLKHLARDYRVHLATFVDDADDWQHVPTVEKLCASSHFASLNPLLARVRSLKALATNRSLSLDYYRDAGMQRWVDDTVAAHGIERVLVFSSAMAQYADKYPRARRVVDFCDVDSDKWRQYADKKSWPMSWLYRHEARQLLAYERQVARNYDASLFVSGPEADLFRQLAPESDAKIGFFSNGVDTDYFSPEAVGPSPFAAGERAIVFTGAMDYWPNVDAVQWFADDVMPLLRASFSDLRFYIVGARPAPAVLELAKQPNIVVTGTVPDVRPYIAYAQAAVAPLRIARGIQNKVLEAMAMATPVVVSPQALEGIDAEPGLELVLAQDAAGFADAVAALLARSSNEIGLAARARVERNYSWPSNLACIGERLECI; the protein is encoded by the coding sequence GTGGAAGACCTGCTCCTGCTGATCCACCGGATCCCCTACCCGCCCAACAAGGGCGACAAGATCCGTTCTTACCACCTGCTCAAGCACCTGGCGCGCGACTACCGCGTGCACCTGGCGACTTTTGTCGACGATGCCGACGACTGGCAGCACGTGCCGACCGTGGAAAAGCTGTGCGCGAGCAGCCATTTTGCCAGTCTCAATCCCTTGCTGGCGCGCGTGCGCAGCCTCAAGGCGCTGGCCACCAACCGCTCGCTCTCGCTCGACTACTACCGCGACGCCGGCATGCAGCGCTGGGTCGACGATACCGTCGCCGCGCATGGCATCGAGCGCGTGCTGGTATTCTCGTCGGCGATGGCGCAATACGCCGACAAGTATCCACGCGCGCGCCGCGTGGTCGACTTCTGCGACGTCGACTCCGACAAATGGCGCCAGTACGCCGACAAGAAATCCTGGCCAATGAGCTGGCTGTACCGCCACGAGGCGCGCCAGCTGCTCGCATACGAGCGTCAGGTGGCGCGCAACTACGATGCCTCGCTGTTCGTATCAGGCCCCGAAGCAGACCTGTTCCGCCAGCTGGCGCCGGAAAGCGATGCCAAGATCGGCTTTTTCAGTAACGGCGTCGATACCGACTACTTCTCTCCCGAGGCGGTGGGCCCCAGCCCATTCGCCGCCGGCGAACGCGCCATTGTCTTTACCGGCGCCATGGACTACTGGCCGAACGTGGATGCGGTGCAGTGGTTCGCCGACGACGTGATGCCGCTGCTGCGCGCCAGCTTTTCCGACCTGCGCTTTTATATCGTCGGCGCGCGCCCTGCGCCCGCGGTGCTGGAACTGGCCAAGCAGCCGAACATCGTCGTCACCGGCACCGTGCCCGACGTGCGCCCCTATATCGCGTACGCGCAGGCGGCCGTGGCGCCGCTGCGCATCGCTCGTGGCATCCAGAACAAGGTGCTCGAGGCGATGGCAATGGCCACCCCGGTAGTGGTCTCGCCTCAGGCCCTCGAAGGCATCGATGCCGAGCCCGGCCTGGAGCTGGTGCTGGCGCAGGACGCCGCCGGCTTTGCCGACGCAGTCGCCGCCCTGTTGGCACGCAGCAGCAATGAAATCGGCCTGGCCGCGCGCGCCAGGGTCGAACGCAACTATAGCTGGCCGAGCAACCTGGCCTGCATCGGAGAGCGACTCGAATGCATCTGA
- a CDS encoding FemAB family XrtA/PEP-CTERM system-associated protein, with protein sequence MNSIIEAAQAKRAAPLLATGPQTLHLLQAQDAPRWDAFVRACPNATFFHLSGWQKVIEESFGIKTWFYYVQQDGQIQGVLPLAEIKSRLFGHSLGAMPFCVYGGVAALDDGARALLDEAADKLARELNVGHLEYRGMQRAHPGDDSWHTKELYVTFRKEISADDEANLNAIPRKQRAMVRKGIKLGLKGVVENHVDNMFEAYANSVLRLGTPVFPKKYFAKLQQVFGDECEVRSIYTADDRLVASVLSFYWRDEVVPYYGGGMDLAREVAGNDFMYWNLMQAASARGCRVFDYGRSKLGTGAYDFKKNWGFTAEPLPYEYKLYASSALPDNNPLNPKYQLFIKMWKKLPLPVANFLGPYIVRNLG encoded by the coding sequence ATGAACTCGATCATCGAAGCCGCGCAGGCCAAACGCGCCGCCCCGCTGCTGGCCACCGGCCCCCAGACCTTGCACCTGCTGCAAGCGCAGGATGCTCCCCGCTGGGACGCCTTCGTGCGTGCCTGCCCGAATGCGACCTTCTTCCATCTGTCGGGCTGGCAGAAGGTGATCGAGGAATCGTTCGGCATCAAGACCTGGTTCTATTACGTCCAGCAAGACGGCCAGATCCAGGGCGTGCTGCCACTGGCCGAGATCAAGAGCCGCCTGTTCGGCCACTCGCTCGGTGCAATGCCCTTCTGCGTGTACGGCGGCGTCGCCGCGCTCGATGATGGCGCCCGGGCCCTGCTCGACGAAGCGGCCGACAAGCTGGCGCGCGAATTGAACGTCGGCCACCTCGAGTACCGCGGCATGCAGCGCGCCCACCCCGGCGACGACAGCTGGCACACCAAGGAACTGTACGTCACCTTCCGCAAGGAGATCTCGGCAGACGACGAGGCCAACCTGAACGCCATCCCGCGCAAGCAGCGCGCCATGGTGCGCAAGGGGATCAAGCTTGGATTGAAAGGCGTGGTCGAGAACCATGTCGACAACATGTTCGAGGCCTATGCCAACAGCGTGCTGCGCCTGGGAACACCGGTGTTTCCGAAGAAATACTTCGCCAAGCTGCAGCAGGTCTTCGGCGACGAATGCGAAGTGCGCTCTATCTACACCGCCGACGACCGCCTGGTCGCCTCGGTGCTGTCGTTCTACTGGCGCGACGAAGTCGTGCCCTACTACGGCGGCGGCATGGACCTGGCGCGCGAAGTGGCCGGCAACGATTTCATGTACTGGAACCTGATGCAGGCAGCAAGCGCCCGCGGCTGCCGCGTCTTCGATTACGGCCGCAGCAAGCTCGGTACCGGCGCCTACGATTTCAAGAAGAACTGGGGCTTCACTGCCGAACCTCTCCCCTACGAGTACAAGCTGTACGCATCGAGTGCGCTGCCGGACAACAATCCGCTGAACCCGAAGTACCAGCTGTTCATCAAGATGTGGAAGAAACTGCCGCTGCCGGTGGCGAACTTCCTTGGCCCGTATATCGTGCGCAACCTGGGATAA
- a CDS encoding TIGR03088 family PEP-CTERM/XrtA system glycosyltransferase has product MRSVPDTAQPPLVAHLIYRLDIGGLETLLVDTINRMPPGRYRHAVICLTDYTDFAARISRPDVALFALHKPAGLALGIHASLFKLLRRLGPAILHTYNLGTIEYAATAWAAGVPVRVHAEHGRDARDPLGVNPKHNLLRRLVTPFIDRYVPVSRDLRGWLEQVVRIPARKLQLIDNGVDTERFQAHGPVTTEAWQDDPDAFIIGTVGRLQDVKDQACLIDAFAALRRLLPDERLRLVLVGDGPLRTQLQTQVTASGLQDSVWFAGARSDVAPVMRSFSLFALSSIAEGTPVTLLEAMASELPVVATAVGGIPDLLDLGSSSAAGALVPAGDAQAMAAAIAPYVRDRALARRHGAAGRARVEQHYSMRAMLAAYVALYDELCAAKTTPGTPNKAITPCAE; this is encoded by the coding sequence ATGAGGTCCGTGCCGGATACCGCACAGCCACCGCTGGTTGCGCACCTGATCTACCGGCTCGATATCGGGGGCCTGGAAACGCTGCTGGTCGATACGATCAACCGCATGCCTCCAGGGCGCTATCGCCACGCAGTGATCTGCCTGACCGACTACACCGATTTCGCGGCGCGCATCTCGCGCCCGGACGTCGCGCTGTTTGCCCTGCACAAGCCGGCAGGGCTCGCGCTCGGCATCCACGCCAGCCTGTTCAAGCTGCTGCGGCGCCTCGGCCCTGCAATCTTGCACACGTATAATCTCGGCACCATCGAGTACGCCGCCACCGCCTGGGCGGCCGGGGTACCGGTGCGCGTGCATGCCGAGCATGGCCGCGACGCGCGCGACCCGCTGGGTGTCAACCCGAAGCACAATTTACTGCGTCGCCTGGTCACGCCCTTCATTGACCGTTACGTGCCGGTCTCGCGCGATTTGCGCGGCTGGCTGGAACAGGTCGTGCGCATCCCTGCGCGCAAGCTGCAACTGATCGACAATGGCGTCGACACCGAACGTTTCCAGGCACATGGTCCGGTGACGACCGAGGCCTGGCAGGATGATCCCGATGCTTTCATTATCGGCACTGTCGGCCGCCTGCAGGACGTCAAGGACCAGGCTTGCCTGATCGATGCCTTTGCGGCCTTGCGCCGCCTGTTGCCGGACGAGCGACTGCGCCTGGTGCTGGTCGGCGACGGCCCGCTGCGCACGCAGCTCCAGACGCAGGTGACCGCAAGTGGCCTGCAAGACAGCGTCTGGTTCGCCGGCGCGCGCAGCGACGTGGCGCCGGTAATGCGCAGCTTCTCGCTGTTTGCACTGTCCTCGATTGCCGAGGGCACCCCGGTGACCCTGCTCGAAGCCATGGCCAGCGAGCTGCCGGTGGTGGCCACCGCCGTCGGTGGCATTCCCGACCTGCTCGACCTTGGCAGCAGCAGCGCCGCCGGCGCCCTGGTGCCGGCCGGCGATGCACAGGCCATGGCGGCTGCGATCGCGCCTTATGTGCGCGACCGCGCGCTGGCGCGCCGTCACGGCGCCGCCGGACGCGCCCGCGTCGAACAGCATTACAGCATGCGCGCCATGCTGGCCGCCTACGTCGCTCTGTACGACGAACTGTGCGCGGCCAAGACAACACCAGGAACACCAAATAAGGCAATCACACCATGTGCGGAATAG
- a CDS encoding XrtA/PEP-CTERM system amidotransferase, whose protein sequence is MCGIVGIFDMQGNRAIDRDLLHRMNETQFHRGPVEGDLHLEPGLGFGHRRLSIIALEAGLQPLFNEDETIALVFNGEIYNFRELRAELQGLGHTFRTPSDSETIVHAYEQWGEDCVGHLRGMFAFAIWDRPKQTLFLARDRIGIKPMHYAILPDGMFAFGSELKSLLSLPTLQREIDPLAVEDYFAYGYVPEPRTIFTTAFKLLPGHTLTLRVGQPLPKSKQYWDVPFAPHATMSERDMEEELINRLREAVQSHLISDVPLGAFLSGGVDSSAVVAMMAGVTDGAVNTCSIAFDDPAFDESDYARQVAEQYKTRHQCETVGTDDYGLLDTLAELYDEPYADSSAIPTYRVCQLARKRVTVALSGDGGDESFAGYRRHRMAMGENRVRSMLPLALRKPIFGVLGAAYPKLDWAPRMFRAKTTFESLARDLTEGYFHGVSINNDRIRSELFSSGFKARLQGYRAVEVMRGYAANAPTDDPLSLIQYLDMKTYLPGDILTKVDRASMAHALEVRVPLLDHKFVEWVSGLPSSSKLRNGEGKYIFKKALEPFLTNDILYRKKQGFSIPLAAWLRGPLAESMRRAVLNPALLDTGIFNAAFLKQMVDEHQSNAKDHSTTLWSVLMFDAFLRKNGATGAAPAASAAAAAPACAVATA, encoded by the coding sequence ATGTGCGGAATAGTTGGAATTTTTGACATGCAGGGCAACCGCGCCATCGACCGCGACCTGCTGCATCGTATGAACGAAACCCAGTTCCACCGCGGACCGGTGGAAGGCGACCTGCACCTCGAGCCGGGCCTGGGCTTCGGCCACCGCCGGTTGTCGATCATTGCGCTTGAAGCCGGGCTGCAGCCGCTGTTCAACGAGGACGAGACCATCGCGCTGGTATTTAATGGCGAGATCTACAATTTCCGCGAACTGCGCGCCGAGCTGCAAGGCCTGGGCCACACATTCCGCACGCCGTCGGACAGTGAAACCATCGTGCACGCCTACGAACAGTGGGGCGAAGATTGCGTCGGCCACCTGCGCGGCATGTTCGCTTTCGCCATCTGGGACCGTCCCAAGCAAACGCTGTTCCTGGCGCGCGACCGCATCGGCATCAAGCCAATGCACTATGCCATCCTGCCTGATGGTATGTTTGCCTTCGGCTCAGAGCTCAAGTCGCTGCTCTCGCTGCCCACCCTCCAGCGCGAGATCGACCCGCTCGCGGTCGAAGACTATTTCGCCTATGGCTACGTGCCGGAGCCGCGCACCATTTTCACCACGGCCTTCAAGCTACTGCCGGGCCACACGCTCACGCTGCGCGTTGGCCAGCCGCTGCCGAAATCAAAGCAATATTGGGACGTGCCGTTTGCTCCGCACGCCACCATGTCCGAGCGCGACATGGAAGAAGAACTGATCAATCGCCTGCGCGAGGCAGTGCAGAGCCACTTGATTTCCGACGTGCCGCTGGGCGCCTTCCTGTCGGGCGGCGTCGACTCGAGCGCGGTGGTGGCGATGATGGCCGGCGTGACCGATGGCGCGGTGAATACCTGCTCGATCGCCTTCGACGATCCGGCCTTTGACGAATCCGATTACGCGCGCCAGGTAGCCGAGCAGTACAAGACGCGCCATCAGTGCGAGACCGTCGGCACCGACGACTACGGCCTGCTCGACACCCTGGCCGAGCTGTACGACGAACCCTATGCCGACAGCTCGGCGATCCCGACCTACCGCGTCTGCCAGCTGGCCCGCAAACGCGTTACCGTGGCGCTGTCGGGCGACGGCGGCGACGAGAGCTTCGCTGGCTACCGCCGTCACCGCATGGCGATGGGTGAGAACCGGGTACGCTCGATGCTGCCACTGGCGCTGCGCAAGCCGATCTTCGGCGTGCTTGGCGCGGCCTATCCAAAGCTTGATTGGGCGCCACGCATGTTCCGCGCCAAGACCACGTTCGAATCGCTGGCGCGCGACCTCACCGAGGGCTATTTCCACGGTGTCTCGATCAACAACGACCGCATCCGCAGCGAGCTGTTCTCCAGCGGCTTCAAGGCCCGCTTGCAGGGCTACCGCGCGGTTGAAGTAATGCGCGGCTATGCAGCCAATGCGCCGACCGACGATCCGCTGTCGCTGATCCAGTACCTCGACATGAAGACATATTTGCCGGGGGACATACTCACCAAGGTCGACCGCGCCAGCATGGCGCATGCCCTGGAGGTGCGGGTGCCGCTGCTGGACCACAAGTTCGTCGAATGGGTATCGGGCCTGCCGTCGAGCTCGAAGCTGCGCAACGGCGAAGGCAAGTACATCTTCAAGAAAGCACTCGAGCCCTTCCTGACGAACGACATCCTGTACCGCAAGAAGCAGGGCTTCTCGATCCCGCTCGCCGCCTGGCTGCGCGGCCCGCTGGCGGAATCGATGCGCCGCGCGGTGCTCAATCCGGCCCTGCTCGATACCGGCATCTTCAATGCCGCCTTTCTCAAGCAGATGGTGGACGAACACCAGTCCAACGCCAAGGACCACAGCACGACCTTATGGTCGGTGCTGATGTTCGATGCATTCCTGCGCAAGAACGGCGCCACGGGCGCCGCACCTGCCGCGTCAGCCGCTGCCGCCGCTCCGGCCTGCGCCGTCGCCACCGCTTAA